The following proteins are encoded in a genomic region of Bufo bufo chromosome 11, aBufBuf1.1, whole genome shotgun sequence:
- the LOC120981545 gene encoding putative olfactory receptor 2W6 — translation MEDSNQTSPGGFILLGLSNVPYLQVMCFIVFLMMYVLTLSGNVLLIIVVRTNSKLHTPMYFFLTNLSTIDICFSSTIVPKILINTLSEDRSISLVGCALQMYFHMAFGAAECIILATMAYDRFAAICKPLHYQTIINKKMCACLASMSWGVGFGNATIHTPLTFQLPFCKSHYVNHFFCEMPPFFTLSCKDTRTNEIVMYVAAMLIIIYAFFLTLISYIQIIFTILKIRSSKGREKAFSTCASHITVVSLYYGTIIFMYLKPRSVYSPEIGKTMSILYTAVTPMLNPIIYSMRNKDVKDTIKIILSKKSNH, via the coding sequence ATGGAAGATTCAAATCAAACATCTCCAGGAGGATTCATCCTCCTTGGCCTGTCCAATGTCCCGTATCTTCAGGTCATGTGCTTTATTGTGTTCTTGATGATGTATGTGTTAACATTGTCGGGGAATGTTCTACTGATCATCGTGGTGAGGACCAACTCAAAGCTCCACACTCCCATGTACTTCTTCTTGACTAATCTCTCCACAATTGACATCTGCTTCTCCTCCACCATTGTTcctaaaattttaataaatactcTTTCCGAAGACAGAAGTATTTCTCTGGTGGGATGTGCACTTCAAATGTATTTCCACATGGCTTTCGGAGCAGCAGAGTGTATCATTCTTGCCACGATGGCCTATGATCGATTTGCAGCCATTTGTAAACCACTGCACTACCAAACAATTATTAACAAGAAGATGTGTGCTTGCTTAGCTTCCATGTCATGGGGTGTGGGCTTCGGTAATGCCACTATTCATACACCCCTCACTTTCCAACTACCATTTTGTAAATCCCATTATGTTAACCATTTCTTCTGCGAAATGCCTCCTTTTTTTACCCTCTCCTGCAAAGATACCCGTACAAATGAAATAGTCATGTACGTTGCGGCAATGCTCATTATCATATATGCTTTCTTTCTGACGTTAATTTCATATATCCAGATCATCTTCACCATCTTAAAGATCCGTTCTTCAAAAGGGAGAGAGAAAGCCTTTTCCACGTGTGCCTcccacatcactgttgtgtctctgTACTATGGGACTATCATCTTCATGTACCTGAAACCTCGTTCTGTGTACTCTCCTGAGATAGGCAAGACCATGTCTATTCTATATACAGCGGTGACTCCAATGTTGAATCCAATCATCTATAGCATGAGAAACAAGGATGTCAAAGACACCATCAAAATTATACTTTCGAAGAAATCAAACCATTAA
- the LOC120981546 gene encoding olfactory receptor 2G3-like — MEHFNRTLPTWFFLNGISTVPHLKIIGFLLFIVMYMITLAGNCLLLITVMLSLALHTPMYFFLSSLSFIDIGFSSTVVPVILRNTLSADKSISVRGCVFQMFFSLVLGVAECVLLAVMAYDRFVAICKPLHYNIIMNMRFCIILAMIPWIFGLINSFIQVSITWQLPFCRSHHLNNFFCEVPAFLRLSCRDPWLNEIAMYVAAGIIVLCSFLLTLISYVFIISAILRIRSSQGRHAVFSTCTSHLTVVILYYGTLMFIYLQPRSSHSPETDKAVSVLYTLVTPMLNPIIYSIRNKEVKKCIIKNIKNKKNCLKTF; from the coding sequence ATGGAGCACTTCAACCGAACACTTCCAACATGGTTCTTCTTGAATGGAATATCTACTGTCCCTCACCTCAAAATTATAGGGTTTCTTCTATTCATCGTGATGTATATGATTACATTGGCAGGaaattgtcttcttctcattacaGTAATGCTCAGCCTAGCATTACACACCCCTATGTATTTCTTCCTGAGTAGTCTCTCTTTCATTGACATTGGTTTCTCCTCCACCGTAGTTCCTGTAATCCTCAGAAATACTCTCTCTGCAGACAAGAGTAtttcagtgaggggttgtgttttCCAAATGTTCTTCTCATTAGTACTTGGGGTAGCAGAGTGTGTCTTACTTGCTGTCATGGCTTATGATAGGTTTGTGGCCATATGTAAACCATTACACTACAACATCATTATGAACATGAGGTTTTGTATTATTTTAGCCATGATACCATGGATTTTTGGTCTCATAAACTCCTTTATACAAGTGTCCATCACCTGGCAACTTCCTTTCTGCAGATCTCATcatcttaataattttttttgtgaagtACCTGCCTTCTTACGACTATCTTGCAGAGATCCTTGGCTTAATGAGATAGCCATGTATGTAGCAGCTGGGATCATTGTTTTGTGTTCTTTTCTCTTGACATTGATTTCCTATGTTTTTATCATTTCCGCCATTTTGAGGATCCGTTCCTCACAAGGAAGGCATGCAGTTTTTTCTACATGTACCTCCCACCTCACTGTCGTTATTCTTTATTATGGAACCCTCATGTTCATCTATCTTCAGCCTCGATCTTCTCATTCTCCAGAGACAGACAAGGCAGTATCTGTTCTCTATACGTTGGTTACTCCGATGTTGAATCCCATCATTTACAGCATCAGAAATAAGGAAGTCAAGAAGTGTATAATAAAGAAtataaaaaacaagaaaaactgtCTAAAAACATTCTGA
- the LOC120981547 gene encoding olfactory receptor 5G3-like, with product MELFNQSSSSRFILLGLSTVPYLKVIGFLSFLVIYLITLSANLVLIIVVRINPKLETPMYFFLVNLSFIDICFSTTVVPKLLYNTLAKDRSISLLECAVQMQFHLAFGSTECVILAVMAYDRFAAICKPLHYNAIMSWKSCICLATVSWTIGLLNSIIHVIYTFEMSFCNPHVNHFFCEVPPFLQISCSDTWLHEVAMYISAGTIGSLSFFLTLISYIHILSTVFKISSSQGRYKVLSTCASHITVVTIYYGTLMILYLRPHSRSFPNVDNSVSILYSAVTPMLNPIVYSVRNKDVKNTLRQIFVK from the coding sequence ATGGAACTGTTTAACCAGTCGTCTTCAAGCAGATTTATTCTTCTCGGTTTGTCCACTGTTCCATACTTGAAGGTCATTGGTTTCCTTTCCTTCTTGGTCATTTATTTGATAACATTGTCAGCAAACCTTGTACTGATCATTGTGGTGAGGATTAATCCAAAGCTCGAGACTCCCATGTACTTTTTTcttgtgaatctctccttcattgACATCTGCTTCTCTACCACTGTGGTCCCTAAACTCTTATATAACACGTTGGCCAAAGACAGGAGCATCTCTCTACTAGAATGTGCTGTTCAGATGCAATTTCATTTGGCTTTCGGGTCTACAGAGTGTGTCATACTTGCAGTCATGGCCTATGATAGATTTGCTGCCATCTGTAAACCGCTGCACTACAATGCCATCATGAGCTGGAAGAGCTGTATATGTCTGGCTACTGTGTCATGGACCATAGGCCTCCTTAACTCTATAATACATGTGATCTACACCTTTGAGATGTCCTTCTGCAACCCCCATGTCAACCACTTTTTTTGTGAGGTACCCCCATTTTTACAAATATCCTGCAGTGATACTTGGCTCCATGAGGTAGCCATGTATATTTCAGCAGGGACCATAGGTAGCTTATCCTTTTTCTTGACCTTGATTTCATATATTCATATTCTTTCCACCGTCTTCAAGATCAGTTCTTCTCAAGGAAGGTACAAAGTTCTCTCCACATGTGCCTCCCACATTACTGTGGTGACTATCTACTATGGGACCCTTATGATTCTGTATTTACGTCCACATTCCCGTTCCTTTCCAAATGTAGACAATTCTGTCTCCATCCTCTACTCAGCCGTGACACCCATGCTAAACCCCATCGTCTACAGTGTCCGAAATAAAGATGTCAAAAACACTTTAAGACAGATTTTTGTTAAATAG